Part of the Centroberyx gerrardi isolate f3 chromosome 11, fCenGer3.hap1.cur.20231027, whole genome shotgun sequence genome is shown below.
cattgtgtgtgtgtgtgtgtgtgtgtgtgtgtgtgtgtgtgtgtgtgtcctctggcGAATCTCAGTGGTGGGATTAGTGCCAAACATTTTCTTGGTCCTGTGTGATGGCGGTTAGAGGCTCCACTACAACCTGAGGCCTGATggatgtcacagtgacaaagaggatttggagagagaaagagagagagagagagagagagagagagagagagagagagggagagagagagagagagagagagagagagagagagagagagagagagagagagagagagagagagagagagagactcggtCAGTAAGCCGCTACATTGAAACTACTTCTGGTGACAGTGGAGTGGTGGAGTGGAAGGTccctttttgttgttgtgaagtgGAACATCTTTGTTGCTGATTAGTCCCCCCAATCCATCCCTGGCccctcactcacactcacacacacacacacacacacacacacacacacacacaagctgctcCATGCCCTGTGACATGTCAGATGTCAGTGAAATGCTGTTCATGGATGATATGATGAGTCAATGCTGTCTGAAAGGATAATTCCTTTTTTATGTTATATTCAGTTGGTTATTTTCAGTGAGTATAATCTAAAGCTGTTTTTACACAACTGGCTGGCTTGAAAGATACTGCACAGGATTGCATGATCCAAATTTCAGTTTTATTATTACCTTTTACATGGCATTTCATTTTACTGCATAGAAGAACAACTCCCCCTTcagaaatacatttcttatGACAATAAACATTAATTCTAAGCTAACTAACctgttgctgttattttgtTACTATCTTGGCTGTTGGTCTCTGCCAAGATGCTCTGTATTTTTGGTTGTTTGCTCTCTAAACTTGCTAGCCATAGCTTAGGTTATTGGTAACAGCAATCCTTTTATTGTTGATCATTTCTCCCCAGCAGTTAAATAAGCATCATACACACAACTGCTGGGATACTTACATTGCCTCTAATTGTCTCTATGCCATTTGTAAAGGCgatttcaagattttatttTGCATAGAAGATTGGACGTGTCTGGGCAGGTTGGAAGCTTTTGTTTCAATATGAATTACTTTAAATTTATATAAGATGAAAGCAGCCACCATATGCTCAGGAATGTCCCATAAACATGTTGTTTTGCACAACCACTGTGAAACCTTGTTCAAATTTAAGGAACTCCTTTTGGAGCATGAATACCAAATTTCCTGTAAATACATCTACGGGGTGCTGAAAGATGGCACTTGGCTCCACACATCCCACTTGGCAGCATTTATCTATTTACAGTGAGGTTAATAcaaatggatgtgtgtgtttagattaTAGCGGTCTCAATCTCATTCAATGTGCAAGTAACCCTCATTATGAAACTCACTGTGAGTGCCAAAACCTAATCTTTGAACATTCTCCTGCAGCTTTTGGCCCCCTGACAGCCTTAAATCTTTGGCATTTCCATATCGGCTTAAATGCTGGAGTCCCTGCTTGTGGTCATATTTCTAAATTGGACTGTATTTGGCCTGAATCCTGCAACATTAAAGGATAGCACTTTTTCCCCAAAGAGATAAGTCTGTATCATACAGGCATGGTGAGTAACCAGTCAGGTTATCTCCTCCAGTTCAGTGCCTATAGGAATTACTGAGGGTCAGTGGACGAACAAATTGAGTCCTTTGATTAACTTCCTGTTAGCAAGGGAGTCGCCACAAAATCTGGACATCATGGAAACTTAAATGAAGTTCTAGGACACTGGGTCCTTAGCAAACCAACTGCATTAATTACAATCAAACCAACACGCACGTGTCAAAAGACTGTAATTGCTCACTTCAAATGAAAGATACGAAATTCAATTCATCATAACCACAAATGCTAATCTTGACAAAGCCGTAAAAATAAAAGGTATGACTATGTTTTGATTTTTagttgtctgtttttctttaccaGGGAGGAATCTaggaaaaagaaatgcaaaggTAACAAAGCTATCAAGCTATCAaggacaaacaaaatgaaacattccCCCCATAATATGACAAGTGTGTGGCGAAGAAATATAACCGCCAAAAAATCAAAAAGTCACTATCCCTATTAGACATTTTGGGAccttattctattctattctattctattctattttgtttgctttatgGAGCAGACATAAATTACCCTGCAtggctggttgtgtgtgtgtgtgtgtgtgtgtgtgtgtgtgtgcgcgtgcgtgtgtgtgacgtgGTCGAGGGTTGATCTTTCTCGGCTGCACGCACACCCTAGCTCTGTGCTACAGGGAAATGTGGGCGTTGTGTCTGCCAGGCCTCTTACACTTGGCTTGTCTACATgcattactcacacacacacacacacacacacgcacacacacacacacacacacacagatgcagacacaaacacacacatacacgtacatgcccacataaacacacacacattcacctactgatacaaaaacacagacatgcacatatgcacacacacagtcagacacacacacacacctgtacatgcacacacaaacatggcacacatacacagcatgcaggcacatacaatgacacacacacacacgcgcacacacacacacacacacacgcacacacacacacacacaacacacacaacacaccacaggGAATTTCAGCTTACTACTGTAAAGAGTTAACATCCAAACTGGCCCGGCCTTCCAGGCAGCCAGCGGCACGGTCGCATTCGCCTCTGCAATTCacatctacctctctctctctctctctctctctctctcttttacacactgacacacgcacactcacacacacgcgcacacacaccacaatacTCAATGCCACTCTTAATTCATGGGTCTTTCTGCTGCAGTGTAGCTCATGGGATTCTAATGTAATTCAGTGTTGTGCAGTCATGTTTATTGAGGTGACAGTAATGCCACAGCGTTGCATCTTCCGCCCCGCTCTCATTCTCCCTTGTAATCTTCCATCCAGTAGATGGCCTCATTGTGCCTCTGTCTGCATGCCTGCTGGCAACAAGTTCAGCTCAGGACATCAGAGCAGCCTCAATTATGGTTTCCTTTTGACTCTTTACAGCGATgattcaatttcagtttcaatttcagtttttatcAGTCCAGGTTAAggctaaaataaaatacaggcTGATAACAGAATACTAGACTGTTAGGTTTGATTATTGTCAATTTCACAGCAGTCAGATAGGTGCAGTGGTGGACTGtagtggtaaatgaaaaggtAGCTGGCCCACCAAAGTTTTGCCCAATAAACTAtaatttcaggaaaaaaaatgtatactttCCCCCTTAAAATATCCtctcctcatataacttacatcaattTGACACTATTTCCTATGATGTATGTGCTATAAATGTAGGTCAGAAAGATTTACTTAAGCGTAAAAAACATGGCTAAATTctattgtgcaaataaaaaggtgggttataatctgagtttaggtggctttaccctccactacatccctggatAGATGGAGCAGTTGTGGCAGTCCAGAGCCTGgcgcacagcagcagcagcagctgagtggagagagaggagcgcaCATGAAGAGGGACAGTCTCATTTCCATCACTATCTGTCGGCAAGTCAGACTGCAGACTTCAGACATCAAGATAGCTgaatgcaacaacaacaactaaggACCACCGCCGCAACAGGGAAGCGTGACTTGACTTCCTTTGGAGGAGAGCGCAGAGAGGGGTGAGCCCGAGCCGCTTCTCCTTCATTTGGAACCGGGACACAAGTTGATGTATGTCGACGGgctgtgagtttttttttttttttttttacgcatACGGGATGGAGTCTTGTTATCAGTCTGATCGATTAACAAAATGGATCTTGGATTCATAACAATTATTTTGAAGCCGACCCAAGACGTCGGCTTCGCCGGAGCTGTAACGCAGAGCAGAGCGCACGCTGCCTGAAATTTCAATAAACTGCGCCTCTTGTTTCCAAGACGGGAATCTCAACCCAAGGACTGCATTGCCAGCGATAATTTAGGTGGGTGACCAACATAACTCTTGTAGCGGGATGTTTTTGAAAGTTGACAGGTCACCTTGCTGCGTCGAGACATATGGGGACGCAAACTAAACCAAACGAAATGACCTCGCATCTGGATTATAGCGATAGGTCTGCTTAACAAGAGCGGTGACATTGATGTTGCTTTCCTACAGTCGATGCATTAGACATTTCCATGGTCCTCTCTGCTTACAAACTGCACTGTTGGGACCTTTTCATGCTATTTACTGCCTAATTTTTTGGCGCACTGCTCAGGTGGAAAGTATGGCTGGAGAATGTACCATTTAGTAGCAGAGAGCtccatatagaaaaaaaaaaatataacacCTGGCGTCGCGAGTGGATCAGCGTCAACGCAGGCACCAATATAATCACACGGACACGCCTCTGGGATCATTAAACAAATCAGATAAACGCAGCGCGAAAACGATCGATAGAAGTTATTGATGAGCTGGTATATAAGGCTAATGATTGGCCGAGCCTCTGTTTACTTAACAGCTCGGCAACAATATGGTGTGAAAGTTTCACAGAAGCTTTGACAGCTGAAGGATATGGTGACAGGAGAAAAGGGAACAAGGACTTCTCCTTTGGACAAATTAGATTTTATTGCTgctattattgttttattacttCTGAGTAAATTGGAAAAATAATTGCAAACAACAGCTGGGATATTACTACAGCACTTCAACCTAGAATGTCTGCTGTTGTTACGGCTGCTGCAGGAATTTATGAACCGGGCACAATTTTTTGGCTCATTTCCGAGGATTtctttttgaaatatttataGCAGCTCTTGTGGAAAGGATGGCGGCTGTGGCAGGGAACCTATGGATGACCCGGCCTGTGGGGGAGCTGGTGCCGAGACAACCCACTTCTCCACCGGCTGCGCTGTCCATCTAACCCCTTCCCCCGGAGACGCACGGCTGCTGCAGGCTGGGGATGTGATGGGGTGAGTCCCGCCGCCCCCCtcacccaccccctctctcaGTTTATCAGCAGTCTAATACAAACAATGGATCAGAATTTCTCGACGGTCCGAGACGGCAAGCAGCTGCTACCGGAGAGAGACTCGTCCAAACGCGTCCTGACAGgatgcttcctcttcctcctcatcctcaccaCGTTGCTAGGCAACACCCTGGTGTGCGCCGCTGTCACCAAGTTCCGACACCTGAGGTCGAAGGTCACCAACTTCTTCGTCATCTCCCTGGCCATCTCCGACCTTCTGGTAGCCATCTTGGTCATGCCGTGGAAGGCGGCGACGGAGATCGTGGGGTTTTGGCCGTTTGGCGCGTTCTGCAACGTCTGGGTGGCGTTTGACATCATGTGCTCCACGGCCTCCATCTTGAACCTGTGTGTCATTAGCGTAGACCGGTACTGGGCCATCTCTAGCCCATTCCGCTACGAACGGAAGATGACCCCGAAAGTGGCGTGTCTGATGATCAGTGTGGCGTGGACGCTGTCGGTCCTCATCTCCTTCATTCCTGTTCAGCTGAACTGGCACAAAGCTCAGACGACCAGCTACGCGGAGCTAAATGGAACGTACCCCGGTGATCTGCCCCCCGACAACTGCGACTCCAGCCTTAACAGGACCTAcgccatctcctcctccctcatcagCTTCTACATCCCCGTGGCCATCATGATCGTCACCTACACCCGGATCTACCGCATCGCCCAGAAACAGATACGGAGGATCTCTGCCCTGGAGCGGGCAGCCGAGAGTGCCAAAAACCGTCACAGCAGCATGGGAAATAGCTCAAACATAGAGAGCGAGAGctcattcaaaatgtcattcAAACGAGAAACCAAAGTCTTAAAGACGCTGTCGGTGATCatgggagtgtttgtgtgctgcTGGCTGCCCTTCTTCATCCTCAACTGTATGGTTCCGTTCTGCGAGCCGAACTTGCCGGACGGCGCCGCCGACTTCCCCTGTATCAGCTCCACCACCTTTGACGTGTTCGTGTGGTTCGGCTGGGCAAACTCCTCGCTCAACCCCATCATCTATGCCTTCAACGCCGACTTCCGCAAGGCCTTTTCCATCCTGCTGGGCTGCCACCGGCTCTGCCCGGGCAGCAACGCCATCGAGATCGTCAGCATTAACAACAACACGGGAGCCCCTACCTCTAACCCCAACACTCAGTATCAACCCAAGAGCCACATCCCGAAGGAGGGCAACCATTCGGCCAGCTACGTGATTCCCCACAGCATCTTGTGTCAGGAGGAGGAGTTACAGAAGAAGGATGGCTGTGGAGGGGAGGTAGAGCTGGGGATGGTGAACAACGCCATGGAGAAACTCTCCCCTGCCATCTCTGGGAATTTAGACAGCGATACTGAGGTCACGCTGGAAAAGATCAATCCCATCACACAGAACGGACAGCATAAAGCCGTGTCGTGTTGAGACAGGCCGGGCTGGAGTGGAATATGGCGGGGCATGTATGTACGCACAAACACGAGGGAAGAGAGGCTTACACTGGAGGACAGAGAACAGAattgaaagagacagacagctctGAGAATATGCCTGACAGGAGCATAGTGAATGGGATATACTAAGAATCACTGCGGGACCTTAAGACTGTCAACACAAATCTATATGGAAAAACCTACAGaatgttttaaaaagtgaaGGCACTTTATCCTGGATATAACTATCTGCAAAATACTTTCAGCATTTACTAATGAAATTGACAGATTTGCTGATAAATGTTCCCTAATGTGAATATAAAAGCAGAACACCAGATATATATGCACATGTATACATGTTTTGTATTTACAAAGATGTATACATCTGCATGTGAATACTGTACAGCTGACAGTGACATTGACAATATCCCGGAAGGACTAAAATACAGTATTTACAAAGGAGGATGATGTAGAAATTATTAGCAAAATGTCTTGTAGGTAGGTGCTTTGTATGTGTTTCATACTCTTGAAAAGAGATAACTACTTGGGTAAATTGGGTTTGGTACGGTTTGATTAGTTGTTGATTGCAGTTAAGAAATGTTCATTTTGGTAAATTTCCAATGTTTTATTGAGAATTGAAAACACCTCTATTGCCATGGTAATTTATTTGAGAGCTAAAACCACTTGTCACCCCAAAGTAACAATGTTCTGATTCAAACTGAAACAGACAGCAGGCagataatggtgtaaatataattCAAACTTCTATCTTTGCACCTGTGACAAATAGGTGCTGAGCCACAAGACAAGGAGTACAAAAATACACTTGAGTTTAAATGCCCTTGGCTAAGTTGCcatatatttataaatatttcaATTTTACCCCCGTCTCCCCATTCTCTTGCAGTAACTCCATAATTCCCAGCAAACTTGATATGTTCAGAGGTCCaaccgatgtgtgtgtgtgtgtgtgtatgtgagagagagagagagagagagagagagagagagagagagaggggggaatgtgagtgaaagagagatgcaTTATCATAAAGCCTACTTTTAAGGATCTGACACACACCATTCTACCCTCCTATCCTAGTATCTTATTCGGCTCTTTTCTCAATGCCATCGGCCCTGAACCCATCAGACCCGCTCACAGGAGCCGCAGC
Proteins encoded:
- the drd1b gene encoding dopamine receptor D1b, which gives rise to MDQNFSTVRDGKQLLPERDSSKRVLTGCFLFLLILTTLLGNTLVCAAVTKFRHLRSKVTNFFVISLAISDLLVAILVMPWKAATEIVGFWPFGAFCNVWVAFDIMCSTASILNLCVISVDRYWAISSPFRYERKMTPKVACLMISVAWTLSVLISFIPVQLNWHKAQTTSYAELNGTYPGDLPPDNCDSSLNRTYAISSSLISFYIPVAIMIVTYTRIYRIAQKQIRRISALERAAESAKNRHSSMGNSSNIESESSFKMSFKRETKVLKTLSVIMGVFVCCWLPFFILNCMVPFCEPNLPDGAADFPCISSTTFDVFVWFGWANSSLNPIIYAFNADFRKAFSILLGCHRLCPGSNAIEIVSINNNTGAPTSNPNTQYQPKSHIPKEGNHSASYVIPHSILCQEEELQKKDGCGGEVELGMVNNAMEKLSPAISGNLDSDTEVTLEKINPITQNGQHKAVSC